A genome region from Mycobacterium florentinum includes the following:
- a CDS encoding class I SAM-dependent methyltransferase — MPRAHDDNWDLASSVGATATMVATGRAMATKDPRGLINDPFAEPLVRAVGVDFFTKMMDGELDLSAIENATPVRMQSMVDGMAVRTRYFDDYFLDASAAGVRQVVILASGLDSRAYRLPWPAETVVYEIDQPQVIEFKTTTLAGIGAQPTATRHTVPIDLRQDWPAALRAAGFDTATPTAWLAEGLLIYLPPDAQDRLFDNITALSAPGSTIATEFVPGIVDFDADRVREMSGSFREHGVDIDMASLVYAGQRNHVVDYLGTKGWSVEGVTRTELFGRNGLDVPPPENDDPLGEIIFISGRLAG, encoded by the coding sequence ATGCCTCGTGCACACGACGATAATTGGGATCTGGCGTCCAGCGTGGGCGCGACCGCGACGATGGTGGCGACCGGGCGTGCCATGGCGACGAAGGATCCCCGCGGTTTGATCAACGATCCGTTCGCCGAACCACTCGTGCGCGCGGTCGGGGTGGATTTCTTCACCAAGATGATGGACGGTGAGCTCGACCTCTCGGCCATCGAGAACGCCACGCCGGTCCGCATGCAGTCGATGGTCGACGGAATGGCGGTGCGCACCAGGTATTTCGACGACTACTTCTTGGACGCCAGCGCCGCCGGGGTGCGCCAAGTGGTGATCCTCGCGTCCGGGTTGGACTCGCGCGCCTACCGGTTGCCGTGGCCCGCCGAGACGGTGGTCTACGAAATCGACCAGCCGCAGGTAATCGAGTTCAAGACAACCACTTTGGCCGGCATCGGGGCCCAGCCCACCGCGACCCGGCACACCGTTCCGATCGACCTGCGCCAGGACTGGCCGGCGGCACTACGGGCCGCCGGGTTCGACACCGCCACCCCGACCGCGTGGTTGGCCGAGGGGTTGCTCATCTACCTGCCGCCCGACGCCCAGGACCGGTTGTTCGACAACATCACCGCGTTGTCCGCGCCGGGCAGCACGATCGCCACCGAATTCGTGCCGGGCATTGTGGATTTCGACGCCGATCGGGTACGGGAGATGTCGGGCTCCTTCCGGGAACACGGCGTCGACATCGACATGGCGTCGCTGGTGTACGCCGGGCAGCGCAACCACGTCGTCGACTATCTGGGTACCAAGGGCTGGAGTGTCGAGGGCGTGACGCGAACGGAACTGTTCGGCCGCAACGGCCTGGACGTCCCGCCGCCGGAAAACGACGATCCGCTCGGCGAGATCATCTTCATCAGCGGCCGGCTCGCCGGCTAG
- the sppA gene encoding signal peptide peptidase SppA: MFAFLPSLPGVDDVRALAGRVDTARHHGVPNGCVLEFNLRSLPPETAGFDPMALVTGAQRPITLRQAVAAIHRATEDPRVAGLISRVQLAAAPPAVVQELREAIAAFSAVKPSLAWAETYPGTLSYYLASAFSEVWMQPSGTVGLIGFASNATFLRTALDKAGIDAEFVARGEYKSAANVFTEEGFTEAHREAVTRMLESLQDQVWHAIAESRKIDSAALDALADRAPLLRDDAVSSGLVDRIGFRDQAHTRIAELVGVEGVSPDEDDTGADPEKLTPRLNLTRYAAASRSRLVPPAPPIPGRRPKPTFAVITLQGPIVNGRGGPQFLPFGNSSVGGDTIAAALREAAGDDSVSAIVLRIDSPGGSVTASETIWREVARARERGKPVVASMGSVAASGGYYAAMAADVIVANPATITGSIGVITGKLVFRDLKERFGVVSDAVRTNANADAWSTDVPFTAQQRADREAEADLIYDDFVQRVAEGRNLSTEAVDAVARGRVWTGADALERGLVDELGGLRAAVRRAKVLAGLDEDAEVRVVSFPGSSLLALVRPRASSQPAAASLPDALGALLGRTVAAIVENLEQAVSGASVLWLGESRF; this comes from the coding sequence ATGTTCGCCTTTTTGCCTTCGCTGCCCGGTGTCGACGACGTGCGTGCCCTGGCCGGCCGCGTCGACACGGCTCGCCACCACGGCGTCCCCAATGGCTGCGTGCTCGAATTCAACCTGCGTTCGCTGCCGCCCGAGACGGCGGGCTTCGACCCGATGGCGCTCGTCACCGGGGCGCAGCGGCCGATCACGCTGCGCCAGGCGGTCGCCGCGATCCACCGCGCCACCGAGGATCCCCGGGTCGCCGGGCTGATCTCCCGGGTGCAGCTCGCGGCCGCGCCGCCGGCGGTGGTCCAGGAGCTGCGCGAGGCGATCGCGGCGTTCAGTGCGGTCAAGCCGTCGCTGGCCTGGGCCGAGACCTACCCGGGCACGCTGTCCTATTACCTGGCCTCGGCGTTCAGCGAGGTCTGGATGCAGCCCTCGGGCACCGTCGGGCTGATCGGCTTCGCGAGCAACGCGACCTTCCTGCGCACCGCGCTGGACAAGGCGGGAATCGACGCCGAATTCGTCGCGAGGGGCGAATACAAGTCGGCGGCAAACGTTTTCACCGAAGAGGGTTTCACCGAGGCCCATCGCGAAGCGGTCACCCGGATGCTGGAAAGCCTGCAGGACCAGGTGTGGCACGCGATCGCCGAGTCTCGCAAGATCGACTCCGCCGCGCTCGACGCGCTGGCAGACCGGGCTCCGCTGCTGCGCGACGACGCGGTGTCGTCCGGGCTGGTCGACCGCATCGGCTTCCGCGATCAGGCCCACACGCGGATCGCGGAATTGGTTGGTGTGGAAGGTGTTTCGCCCGACGAAGACGACACCGGGGCCGACCCGGAGAAGCTGACGCCGCGGCTCAACCTGACGCGCTATGCCGCCGCGTCCCGATCGCGGCTGGTGCCGCCGGCACCACCGATTCCCGGCCGCCGCCCCAAGCCCACCTTCGCGGTGATCACGCTGCAGGGTCCGATCGTCAACGGCCGCGGCGGGCCCCAGTTCCTGCCGTTCGGCAACTCGAGCGTGGGCGGTGACACGATCGCGGCGGCGCTGCGGGAGGCGGCGGGCGACGATTCGGTGTCGGCGATCGTCCTGCGGATCGACAGCCCCGGCGGCTCGGTCACGGCGTCGGAGACCATCTGGCGCGAGGTGGCGCGGGCCCGCGAACGCGGCAAACCGGTGGTGGCGTCGATGGGCTCGGTGGCCGCGTCCGGTGGTTACTACGCCGCGATGGCCGCCGACGTGATCGTGGCCAACCCGGCCACGATCACCGGTTCGATCGGTGTGATCACCGGCAAGCTGGTGTTCCGCGATCTCAAGGAGCGCTTCGGCGTCGTCTCGGATGCGGTGCGCACCAACGCCAATGCGGACGCGTGGTCGACCGACGTGCCCTTCACGGCGCAGCAGCGCGCCGATCGGGAGGCCGAGGCGGACCTGATCTACGACGACTTCGTGCAGCGCGTCGCCGAGGGCCGCAACCTCAGCACCGAGGCCGTCGACGCCGTTGCCCGGGGGCGGGTGTGGACCGGAGCCGACGCCCTCGAGCGTGGCCTGGTCGACGAGCTCGGGGGTCTGCGCGCCGCGGTGCGCCGCGCCAAGGTGCTGGCCGGTCTGGATGAGGACGCCGAGGTCCGGGTCGTCAGCTTCCCCGGATCCTCGCTGCTTGCGCTGGTGCGGCCCCGGGCGTCCTCGCAGCCGGCCGCCGCGTCGCTGCCGGACGCGCTGGGCGCGCTGCTCGGGCGCACCGTCGCCGCGATCGTGGAGAACCTCGAGCAGGCGGTCAGCGGTGCGAGCGTGTTGTGGCTGGGGGAGTCGCGCTTCTAG
- a CDS encoding LLM class flavin-dependent oxidoreductase has translation MRFSIAIPQFDYEVFDRDGLRSFVERAEELGFEGIWTLEQTIGRSPMLAPLELLSYCAAFTQRLRLGVAVLVASQHEPLQLASAVTTVDRISHGRLDIGVAPGRGGVTLAAFGVEKDTFISWFTEGLSLMKAAWSDEPTVDFHGRFRTVENLPFSPKPVQRPHPPIWFGAMAPKAVARAVRLGDAFMGAGAASTESFAGVVPIVHRELDAQQKDPALFPISKRVYLMVDDDAARARERVLDGLHRLYGDMPGIDSFPVSGTPDDVARGLQEVIDAGAQSLLLNPLGLDVPENREQMERLVAEVIPQLG, from the coding sequence GTGAGGTTCTCGATCGCCATCCCCCAGTTCGATTACGAGGTCTTCGACCGGGATGGGCTGCGTTCCTTCGTCGAGCGGGCCGAAGAACTCGGGTTCGAGGGAATCTGGACGCTCGAGCAGACCATCGGCCGTTCGCCGATGCTGGCTCCGCTGGAGCTGCTGTCTTATTGCGCGGCGTTCACGCAGCGTTTGCGGCTGGGGGTGGCCGTCCTGGTCGCGTCGCAGCACGAGCCGCTTCAGCTGGCCTCGGCGGTGACGACGGTCGACCGGATCAGCCACGGCCGGCTGGATATCGGTGTCGCACCGGGGCGGGGCGGGGTCACGCTCGCCGCATTCGGCGTCGAGAAGGACACCTTCATCTCCTGGTTCACCGAGGGGCTGAGCCTGATGAAGGCGGCCTGGTCCGACGAGCCGACGGTGGATTTCCACGGCCGGTTCCGCACCGTCGAGAACCTCCCGTTTTCGCCCAAGCCGGTACAGCGCCCGCACCCGCCGATCTGGTTCGGCGCGATGGCCCCCAAGGCCGTGGCCCGGGCGGTGCGCCTCGGTGACGCATTCATGGGCGCGGGCGCGGCGAGCACCGAATCCTTTGCCGGAGTCGTCCCGATCGTGCACCGCGAGCTCGACGCACAGCAGAAGGATCCCGCGCTCTTTCCGATCAGCAAGCGCGTTTACCTGATGGTCGACGACGATGCGGCGCGCGCCCGCGAGCGGGTGCTCGACGGGCTGCATCGCCTCTACGGCGACATGCCCGGCATCGACTCGTTCCCGGTCTCGGGCACACCCGACGACGTCGCCCGCGGACTCCAGGAAGTGATCGACGCCGGAGCACAGTCACTGCTGCTCAATCCGCTCGGCCTCGATGTCCCGGAAAATCGCGAGCAGATGGAACGCCTTGTCGCGGAAGTGATTCCGCAGCTCGGTTAG
- a CDS encoding alpha/beta hydrolase fold domain-containing protein — MVSTQAKEFAEFFGALSARSANPNFDLNTVRDVIETMHLATKEPEGVTYAEVDAGGVEALWCIPVDADQDRVLLHSHLGGTVVASMYSDRKAAAHIAKAAGTRALVLNFRRSPENKFPAQIEDVRNAYNWLMAQGYRPENIASVGHSVGGNFAVGLALALRDEGAALPGAIVSISPWVDLTMTNETYTTNAERDRLLSRPLAEFFRSCWLDDTGVGFDDPRVSLIAADLSGLPPTAVFWGGDEVLAGEDAEFARRIEAAGNDVLVREVEGGQHSFILAAGWVPEVDEAIAEIGEWLRKKLGS; from the coding sequence ATGGTCAGCACGCAGGCGAAAGAGTTCGCCGAATTCTTCGGCGCTCTGAGCGCGCGGTCCGCCAACCCCAATTTCGACCTGAACACGGTGCGCGACGTCATCGAGACGATGCATCTGGCCACCAAGGAACCCGAGGGCGTGACGTACGCCGAAGTGGACGCCGGCGGGGTGGAGGCGCTGTGGTGCATTCCCGTCGATGCCGACCAGGACCGGGTGTTGCTGCACAGCCACCTGGGCGGCACCGTGGTCGCGTCCATGTACTCCGACCGCAAGGCCGCGGCGCACATCGCGAAGGCGGCGGGCACGCGCGCCCTGGTACTCAACTTCCGGCGCTCGCCGGAAAACAAATTCCCCGCCCAGATCGAAGACGTGCGCAACGCCTATAACTGGCTGATGGCCCAGGGGTACCGGCCGGAAAACATTGCCAGCGTTGGGCATTCGGTCGGCGGCAACTTCGCGGTCGGCCTCGCGCTCGCCCTGCGCGATGAAGGAGCCGCGCTGCCGGGTGCGATCGTGTCGATCTCCCCGTGGGTCGATCTCACGATGACGAACGAGACCTACACCACCAATGCGGAGCGCGACCGGCTGCTGTCCCGTCCGCTCGCCGAGTTCTTCAGGTCCTGCTGGCTGGACGACACCGGCGTGGGCTTCGACGACCCGCGGGTGAGTTTGATTGCCGCGGATCTGTCCGGGCTGCCGCCGACCGCGGTGTTCTGGGGTGGCGACGAAGTACTCGCCGGTGAGGACGCCGAATTCGCCCGTCGCATCGAAGCGGCCGGAAACGACGTCCTGGTGCGCGAGGTCGAAGGCGGCCAGCACTCCTTCATCCTCGCCGCGGGCTGGGTGCCCGAGGTCGACGAAGCGATCGCCGAGATCGGCGAATGGCTGCGCAAGAAACTGGGGAGCTGA
- a CDS encoding TetR/AcrR family transcriptional regulator, protein MRYPPGQKARARDALVRAGTRSLKTSGFNGVGVDGLAAAAGVTSGAFYSNFPNKTAILEAVVEAGLGEPFVTDTGAMTHAEARAHMIAFLQGYMNTDHSHDVAGGCVMPALSADVSRAEPPVKEAYQRKMIALIDRITELLDGEQSDRRQRAWSIVALMVGSVLISRGMPEQSETRSAALDSALSTASALMDAGAEPQR, encoded by the coding sequence GTGAGATACCCACCAGGCCAGAAGGCACGCGCGCGCGACGCCCTGGTGCGCGCCGGTACCCGCTCGCTCAAGACGAGCGGATTCAACGGCGTCGGCGTCGACGGGCTGGCCGCCGCGGCGGGCGTGACGTCGGGCGCGTTCTACTCGAACTTCCCGAACAAGACCGCGATTCTCGAGGCCGTCGTCGAGGCGGGACTGGGCGAACCGTTCGTCACGGACACGGGTGCGATGACCCACGCCGAGGCACGGGCGCACATGATCGCTTTTCTCCAGGGATACATGAACACCGATCACAGCCACGATGTGGCTGGTGGGTGCGTGATGCCCGCGTTGAGCGCGGACGTGTCCCGCGCCGAACCGCCCGTCAAAGAGGCCTACCAGCGCAAGATGATCGCACTGATCGATCGGATCACCGAGCTGCTCGACGGAGAACAATCCGACCGCCGGCAACGGGCATGGAGCATCGTCGCCTTGATGGTCGGATCGGTCCTGATCTCGCGCGGCATGCCCGAGCAGAGCGAAACCCGAAGCGCAGCACTAGATTCCGCGCTCAGTACCGCCTCCGCACTAATGGACGCGGGGGCGGAACCGCAGCGTTAG
- the rplO gene encoding 50S ribosomal protein L15 codes for MTIKLHDLKPAPGSKKARTRVGRGEGSKGKTAGRGTKGTKARKNVPVTFEGGQMPIHMRLPKLKGFKNRFRTEYEIVNVGDISRLFPEGGAIGVAELVAKGAVRKNSLVKVLGDGDLAVKVEVSAHKFSGSARDKITAAGGSATELS; via the coding sequence ATGACCATCAAACTGCACGACCTGAAGCCGGCCCCCGGGTCGAAGAAGGCGCGCACCCGCGTCGGTCGCGGTGAGGGCTCCAAGGGTAAGACCGCCGGCCGTGGTACCAAGGGCACCAAGGCGCGCAAGAACGTGCCGGTCACCTTCGAGGGTGGTCAGATGCCGATCCACATGCGGCTGCCCAAGCTCAAGGGGTTCAAGAACCGGTTCCGTACCGAGTACGAGATCGTCAACGTCGGTGACATCAGCCGGCTGTTCCCCGAGGGCGGTGCCATCGGCGTCGCCGAGCTGGTTGCCAAGGGAGCGGTTCGGAAGAACTCGCTGGTGAAGGTCCTCGGCGACGGCGACCTGGCCGTCAAGGTCGAGGTGTCGGCGCACAAGTTCAGCGGCAGCGCCCGCGACAAGATCACCGCCGCCGGCGGCTCGGCCACCGAGCTCTCCTAA
- the rpmD gene encoding 50S ribosomal protein L30, whose amino-acid sequence MSQLKITQVRGTIGARWKQRESLRTLGLRKIRQSVVREDNPQTRGLIAVVSHLVEVEETK is encoded by the coding sequence ATGAGCCAGCTGAAGATCACCCAGGTGCGCGGCACCATTGGGGCGCGCTGGAAGCAGCGCGAGTCCCTGCGCACGTTGGGGCTGCGAAAGATTCGCCAGTCGGTGGTCCGCGAGGACAACCCCCAGACCCGCGGGCTGATCGCGGTGGTGAGCCACCTGGTTGAGGTGGAGGAGACCAAATGA
- the rpsE gene encoding 30S ribosomal protein S5: MAEQSAGGQGAPDGRDSRDSRDGRGRRDGGGGRGRDRDRDGDKSNYLERVVAINRVSKVVKGGRRFSFTALVIVGDGAGMVGVGYGKAKEVPAAIAKGVEEARKGFFRVPLIGGTITHPVQGEAAAGVVLLRPASPGTGVIAGGAARAVLECAGVHDILAKSLGSDNAINVVHATVTALKLLQRPEEVAARRGLPIEDVAPAGMLKARRESEALAASAAREGTAQQ, from the coding sequence ATGGCGGAGCAGTCCGCTGGGGGGCAAGGCGCCCCGGACGGCCGCGATTCCCGCGACTCCCGTGACGGGCGGGGTCGGCGCGACGGCGGCGGTGGCCGCGGCCGCGACCGCGACCGCGACGGCGACAAGAGCAACTACCTGGAACGGGTCGTCGCGATCAACCGTGTCTCCAAGGTGGTCAAGGGTGGTCGGCGATTCAGCTTCACCGCTCTGGTCATCGTGGGTGACGGCGCGGGCATGGTCGGCGTCGGCTACGGCAAGGCCAAGGAAGTTCCGGCCGCGATCGCCAAGGGAGTGGAAGAGGCGCGCAAGGGCTTCTTCCGGGTCCCGCTGATCGGCGGCACGATCACGCACCCGGTGCAGGGTGAGGCGGCAGCGGGTGTGGTGCTGTTGCGCCCGGCCAGCCCGGGTACCGGTGTGATCGCCGGCGGTGCGGCGCGTGCCGTGCTGGAATGCGCTGGGGTGCACGACATCCTGGCCAAGTCGCTGGGCAGTGACAACGCGATCAACGTGGTGCACGCCACGGTGACCGCGCTCAAGCTGCTGCAGCGCCCGGAAGAGGTGGCCGCTCGCCGCGGTCTGCCGATCGAGGATGTCGCCCCGGCCGGGATGCTGAAGGCGCGACGCGAAAGTGAAGCGCTGGCCGCCAGTGCCGCGCGCGAAGGAACGGCACAGCAATGA